GGGCAAGCCGCCGGTCATGTCCAGCGCCTGGCCGACGGTGACGTCCGCCAGCGCGGGCTGCAGGGCGGGCAGCAGTTCGCCCAGGCGTTGATCGAGCCGAATGGCGCGTTCGGTAGCGTTCAGCGCCAGCGCGGCGAAGATATGTTTGGTCACTGAGGCGTAGCGCACTACGCTGTCGGCGGTGAAGGGGGTGTTCTGCGCCAGATCGGCCAGGCCGGCACAGGCGGTGGCGCGGAGTTGTTCGGCGTCAAACAGGGCGATGGCGCCGCCGGGTTCGCCACGCCGTTGCCAGCCGGCCAGCAATTGTTCGGCGAGGGCGCCGGCAGCGCGCCAGTTTAACGGTGTTACAGACATAGGGCCTCCAGAGTGATGGTTCGAAACGGGCCAGCTCGGCCACACGCCGCCCGGCGCTGACGATGAGCGCGGGCTTTTCGGCTGATTGTGGCGCAGTGCGTTTTTCGTCGGCCGCTGTTTTGTGCGCTGTTTAGACCAGTCAGTGGGGAATCACGCGAAACTTTGATATAGCGCGCAGATTGCGGCTGACGTTGCGGTTAAAGGCTGGGGGAGAAACAGGCGCCCGGCGGCGCCTGCAGAGGAGATCAGTTCAGTCTGGCGGCGCTGTCCAACAGGCCTTCTATCATCTGCTTGAGCAGGCGCTGCAGCGAGGCGGCGCGCTGCGGTTCGAACGCGAAAGGATACTGTTCGGACATGTAGTTCACCTGCGCCAGTTCGAGTTGGATCGCATGCTGTTGCTGCTGCGGCTGGCCGTAGGCGCGAGTGATGTAACCGCCCTTGAAGCGGCCGTTCAGCACGTGGGTGTACTGCTGTTGCTGCTCGCAGCAGGCAACCAGCCGATCGCTCAACGCCTGGGCGCAGCTCTCGCCGCCGTTGGTGCCGAGATTGAGATCCGGCAGCTTGCCGTCGAACAGCCGCGGGATCACCGAGGCGATGGAGTGCGCGTCGAACAGCAGCGCATAGCCGTGCTGCGCTTTGATGCGCGCCAGTTCGTCTTGCAGCTGCTGATGATAAGGTTGCCAAATCTGCTGCAGATAGCCGGCACGTTCTGCGTCCGTTGGCGTTTTGCCCGGCAGGAAGCTTGGGCGGCCGTCGAACAGCACGTCGGGATACAGGCCGGTGGTGGCGGTGGTGTACAGCGGCTTGTCGTCCGCCGGGCGGTTCAGATCGATGACGAAGCGCGAATAGTTGCCGACCAGTACGCTGGCGCCCATCGCCTTGGCGAAGTCGTACAGCTGCGGAATGTGCCAGTCGGTATCGGGCAGCGGGCGGGCGTCGTCGGTCAGCCCGGCCTCGACCGCCGGTGTCAGTTGCGTGCCGGCGTGCGGGATGCTGATCAGCAGCGGCAGGTTGCCGCTCTGGAAGCTAAAAGGATCGCGAATGGTCATTGACGTACTTCTCCTCGGAAAATCACCGTACAGGGCAGCTGGCCGCCCAACCAATAAGCCAGTTCCGCCGGCCGCGACAGCGGCCAGTGAACGAAGTCCGCCACCTTGCCGGTTTCCAGCGTGCCGTGGCTGTGTTGCAGCCCCAGCGCTTTGGCGGCGTGGGTGGTGACGCCCGCCAGCGCTTCTTCCGGCGTCAGGCGGAATAGCGTGCAGGCCATGTTGATCATCAGGCGCAGCGACAGCGCCGGCGAAGTGCCGGGGTTGGCATCGCTGGCGATCGCCATCGCCACGTGGTGCTTGCGGAACAGCTCTACCGGTGGGCACTGGGTTTCGCGCAGCAGGTAATAGGCGCCGGGCAGCAGCACCGCCACGGTGCCGGCATCGCCCATGGCGCGGGCATCTTGTTCGGTGGCGTATTCGAGATGGTCGGCGGAGAGCGCGTGATGGCGCGCCGCCAACGTGCTGCCTCCGAGGGCAGAGAGCTGCTCGGCGTGCAGTTTGACCGGCAGACCGGCGGCTTCGGCGGCGGCGAAGACCCGTTCCACCTGCGCCGGTGAGAACGCCAGATGTTCGCAGAAGGCATCAACCGCATCCGCCAGGCCGGCGGCCGCCGCCTGCGGAATGATGGTATCGCAGACCAGATTGATATAATCGTCGGCGCGGTTGGCGTATTCCGGCGGCAGCGCATGGGCGGCCAGACAGGTGGTTTTCACCTCGACCGGCAGCAGCTCGCCCAACTTGCGCGCCACCCGCAGCATTTTCAGTTCGCTCTCCGGGCTGAGGCCATAGCCGGATTTGATCTCCACGCAGGTGACGCCTTCCGCCAGCAGCGGCCGCAGGCGGAACAGTGCCTGCTCCAGCAGCAGCGCTTCGTCGGCCTCGCGGGTGGC
The sequence above is drawn from the Serratia sp. FDAARGOS_506 genome and encodes:
- the hutG gene encoding N-formylglutamate deformylase — protein: MTIRDPFSFQSGNLPLLISIPHAGTQLTPAVEAGLTDDARPLPDTDWHIPQLYDFAKAMGASVLVGNYSRFVIDLNRPADDKPLYTTATTGLYPDVLFDGRPSFLPGKTPTDAERAGYLQQIWQPYHQQLQDELARIKAQHGYALLFDAHSIASVIPRLFDGKLPDLNLGTNGGESCAQALSDRLVACCEQQQQYTHVLNGRFKGGYITRAYGQPQQQQHAIQLELAQVNYMSEQYPFAFEPQRAASLQRLLKQMIEGLLDSAARLN
- the hutI gene encoding imidazolonepropionase, which gives rise to MTSEIHCDSLWHGADIVTMRDGKYHTLTDGAIAVRDGKIVWIGEHAALPPGLIADETVKFDGGIITPGFVDCHTHLVFGGNRSGEFEQRLNGVSYADIAAQGGGIISTVKATREADEALLLEQALFRLRPLLAEGVTCVEIKSGYGLSPESELKMLRVARKLGELLPVEVKTTCLAAHALPPEYANRADDYINLVCDTIIPQAAAAGLADAVDAFCEHLAFSPAQVERVFAAAEAAGLPVKLHAEQLSALGGSTLAARHHALSADHLEYATEQDARAMGDAGTVAVLLPGAYYLLRETQCPPVELFRKHHVAMAIASDANPGTSPALSLRLMINMACTLFRLTPEEALAGVTTHAAKALGLQHSHGTLETGKVADFVHWPLSRPAELAYWLGGQLPCTVIFRGEVRQ